The following coding sequences are from one Alphaproteobacteria bacterium 33-17 window:
- a CDS encoding type IV secretion system protein VirD4, with the protein MEVVRHVRNFVFIATIHIGVVIFCIYLSSILFTFLLSGVHAITLTTQEPIILYTYLKWYFANIFVIGTKFELYDYLIPKMFGCIFAPLAVYGIVLRVRWEQIKDWRPYKKKESIHGDARWATQEDVKKAGLRGKEGMLMGKDENGYFVASGYQHALLFAPTGSGKGVGFVIPNLLFWEESCVVHDIKLENHEITSGWRGKRGQEVYVWSPAEPDGITHCYNPIDWISSKPGQMVDDVQKIANLILPEKEFWNNEARTLFVGVVLYLLAVPDKVKSFGQVVREMRSDDVIYNLAVVLDTIGKYIHPVAYMNIAAFLQKADKERSGVISTMNSGLELWANPLIDAATAKSDFNIQMFKKKKTTVYVGLTPDNIKRLEPLMKVFYQQATEFLSRKIPKKEEEPYGVLFLMDEFPTLGKMEQFLSGIAYFRGYHVRLFLIIQDTQQLKGIYEEPGMNSFLSNSTFRVTFSANNIETAKLISELCGNKTVEQQSQNKPKFLDFNPASRSLHVSETQRALLLPQEVINLPRDDQIVLIESFPPIRSKKIKYFEDKFFTKRLLPPTPIPTQEPFDASKFMVGKRANMETDEEAASKLLEDAPDDDSLDFGDPDNNSFKFNSSSFDDDDDAPRLPSSGSQENDEDDDDFNWDDDDFKWDDDDIFKLDEDDEENQESTDSAEDDEPDDDELSDDYEPESQEIKDALESLDDINWDDDEDDEDEDESKKNNPNPKDS; encoded by the coding sequence ATGGAAGTAGTACGTCATGTAAGGAATTTTGTTTTTATCGCAACCATTCATATTGGCGTTGTGATTTTTTGTATATATTTGTCGTCGATATTATTTACATTTTTGTTAAGCGGTGTTCATGCTATCACCCTTACCACTCAAGAGCCTATAATTTTATATACATACCTTAAATGGTATTTTGCCAATATTTTTGTTATTGGTACTAAATTTGAGCTTTATGATTATCTAATCCCTAAAATGTTTGGGTGTATATTCGCGCCTTTAGCGGTTTATGGTATTGTTCTTAGGGTGCGCTGGGAGCAAATTAAAGATTGGCGTCCTTATAAGAAAAAAGAATCGATTCACGGTGATGCGCGCTGGGCAACTCAGGAAGACGTTAAAAAAGCAGGACTCAGAGGAAAAGAAGGAATGCTTATGGGTAAGGATGAGAACGGATATTTCGTTGCATCAGGTTACCAACACGCTCTGTTATTTGCGCCAACAGGTTCTGGTAAGGGTGTGGGCTTCGTAATTCCTAATCTATTATTCTGGGAAGAATCTTGCGTTGTTCACGATATTAAACTTGAAAACCACGAAATAACAAGTGGCTGGAGAGGCAAAAGAGGGCAGGAAGTTTATGTTTGGTCGCCAGCTGAGCCAGATGGTATTACGCACTGTTATAACCCAATCGACTGGATTTCAAGCAAGCCTGGTCAGATGGTGGATGACGTACAAAAAATTGCAAATCTAATTCTCCCTGAAAAAGAATTCTGGAACAACGAAGCACGTACATTGTTTGTGGGTGTGGTACTATATTTATTAGCCGTACCTGATAAAGTAAAGTCTTTTGGTCAGGTAGTTCGTGAAATGCGTTCCGATGACGTAATTTATAATTTGGCTGTTGTACTCGATACAATAGGTAAGTATATTCATCCAGTTGCATATATGAACATTGCTGCGTTCTTGCAAAAAGCTGATAAAGAGCGTTCGGGCGTAATTTCTACAATGAACTCAGGGCTTGAGCTTTGGGCAAACCCACTTATTGATGCTGCAACTGCAAAAAGTGACTTTAATATCCAAATGTTTAAGAAGAAGAAAACTACTGTTTATGTTGGTCTTACTCCTGATAACATTAAACGTTTAGAGCCGCTTATGAAGGTATTCTATCAGCAGGCTACAGAATTCTTAAGTCGTAAAATTCCTAAAAAAGAAGAAGAGCCATATGGTGTATTATTCCTTATGGATGAGTTCCCAACACTTGGTAAAATGGAGCAGTTCCTTTCTGGTATTGCGTATTTCCGTGGTTACCACGTACGGTTATTCTTGATTATTCAGGATACACAACAGCTTAAAGGTATTTACGAAGAGCCAGGAATGAACTCATTCCTATCAAACTCTACATTTAGGGTAACATTTTCTGCAAACAATATTGAAACCGCTAAACTAATTTCTGAGCTTTGCGGGAATAAAACTGTTGAACAGCAATCGCAAAATAAACCTAAATTCCTAGACTTCAACCCAGCTTCAAGGTCGCTACACGTTTCTGAAACACAAAGGGCGTTATTACTTCCGCAAGAAGTTATTAACCTGCCGCGTGATGATCAAATCGTTTTAATCGAGTCATTTCCGCCAATCAGATCTAAGAAAATTAAGTACTTTGAAGATAAATTCTTTACAAAAAGACTTCTGCCGCCAACACCAATTCCAACTCAGGAGCCATTTGATGCTTCTAAGTTTATGGTTGGTAAACGCGCTAATATGGAAACAGATGAAGAAGCGGCATCTAAACTCTTAGAAGACGCACCAGACGATGATTCTTTAGACTTTGGTGATCCTGATAATAATTCATTTAAATTTAATTCATCTTCTTTTGATGATGATGACGATGCACCAAGATTACCTTCATCTGGATCGCAAGAAAACGACGAAGATGACGATGATTTTAACTGGGATGATGACGACTTCAAATGGGATGATGACGATATTTTCAAACTAGATGAAGATGATGAGGAAAACCAAGAGTCAACTGATTCTGCAGAAGATGATGAACCAGACGATGATGAGCTTTCAGACGATTATGAACCTGAATCACAAGAGATCAAAGATGCTTTGGAAAGCCTGGATGACATTAACTGGGATGATGACGAAGATGATGAAGATGAAGATGAATCTAAAAAGAATAACCCTAATCCTAAAGACTCTTAA
- a CDS encoding recombinase RecA codes for MDKNKALEAALGQIEKAFGKGSIMKLGQKDTIEVEAISTGSLSLDIALGIGGIPKGRIIEIFGPESSGKTTLTLHAIAEAQKAGGNCAFIDAEHALDPIYAKKLGVNIDELVISQPDTGEQALEIADTLVRSGAIDLIVIDSVAALVPKAEIEGEMGDSHMGLQARLMSQALRKLTGSISKTNCTIIFINQIRMKIGVMFGNPETTTGGNALKFYASVRMDIRRVGSIKDKEDVTGSQTRVKIVKNKVAPPFKTVDFDIMYGEGISKLGEIIDLGVKADIIEKSGSWYAYEGNKIGQGKENAKQFLRDNPEIATKIENIIRQQSSNASLFIDTDVSIAEHADA; via the coding sequence ATGGATAAAAATAAAGCATTAGAAGCAGCACTTGGTCAAATTGAAAAAGCATTTGGTAAAGGCTCTATAATGAAATTAGGTCAGAAAGATACTATTGAAGTTGAAGCAATTTCAACGGGATCACTGAGCCTTGACATTGCCCTAGGTATCGGCGGCATTCCAAAAGGAAGAATCATTGAGATTTTTGGCCCTGAAAGCTCTGGTAAAACAACTTTAACACTTCATGCTATTGCTGAAGCGCAAAAAGCTGGTGGTAACTGTGCATTTATCGATGCTGAGCATGCTCTTGACCCAATTTATGCCAAAAAACTTGGTGTAAATATTGATGAATTAGTAATATCACAACCTGATACAGGTGAGCAAGCTTTAGAAATTGCAGACACACTTGTAAGATCTGGTGCGATTGATCTTATCGTAATAGACAGTGTGGCAGCATTAGTTCCAAAAGCAGAAATCGAAGGTGAAATGGGTGATTCTCATATGGGCTTACAAGCAAGACTTATGAGTCAGGCTCTTAGAAAACTTACAGGTTCAATTTCTAAAACTAACTGTACTATTATTTTCATTAACCAAATTCGTATGAAAATCGGCGTTATGTTTGGTAACCCTGAAACAACAACCGGTGGTAATGCTCTTAAGTTCTATGCTTCAGTTCGTATGGATATTCGTAGAGTTGGCAGCATTAAAGATAAAGAAGACGTAACAGGAAGCCAAACAAGAGTTAAAATTGTTAAAAACAAAGTTGCCCCTCCATTCAAAACTGTTGATTTTGACATTATGTATGGTGAAGGTATTTCAAAACTTGGTGAAATTATTGATCTTGGCGTTAAAGCTGACATTATTGAAAAATCAGGTTCATGGTATGCTTATGAAGGCAATAAAATTGGTCAGGGCAAGGAAAACGCTAAGCAATTCTTAAGGGACAATCCTGAAATTGCAACCAAGATTGAAAACATTATTCGCCAGCAATCTTCAAATGCAAGCTTATTTATCGACACAGATGTAAGCATTGCAGAACATGCTGACGCATAA